Genomic segment of Drosophila simulans strain w501 chromosome 2R, Prin_Dsim_3.1, whole genome shotgun sequence:
tatgtAGTTTATTGTGCCAAAAATGTTGAACTTAAACTGCGTGATATGCGCCGAATTGTTTGGACAGGCCGACGAGGTTTTTGCCACAGTTTGTGGGCATATGTTCCACCACAACTGCCTAAATCAATGGCTCGATCGGTATACAACTCATAAGGATATTTCTCCTTCCCgacattaaaatcaaacatctCTTGCAGATCAAAGACCTGTCCTCAGTGCCGGAATAAGTGCACTACGCGCAACATATTTAGGGTCTACTTTAATCTAGCCAACTTGGATGTGAGCCGCATCGATGTCGGTTCactgcaggagcagctggacaATGCAAAGTTGTCCATGAAAATGGTCGAAAAAGAGCGCAGCAAGGAAAAACAGCATATTCAGGATCTGAAGGAAACACAAAAGAAGTGCCTGTATGCTATTGTATACAAATTGCCTTATGTACCAGACTGATGCATTTCTTATTTGCAGCAAAACCATAGCCGGTTTGGAGCAGAAGGTGCAAAAGAAGGATTTCCTCATCAGCAGCTATGTCGAGCAAATTGGCGTCCTCAAGAGTGATGCCCATGTCGTGGATGTGTtgcgaaaggaaaacaaatcaTTAAAATCACAGATCCAGGCTATGGAAGGCATATCGGCTATGCTGGCGGCTGGCTCGGCGGATGCCGACCGCTTGCTCAAGAACGAGTCTGATCCACTTGTCCTAGCCAACTGGGTGTCCACTCTCAAGAGGGAGCTGCGACAATGCGATAGCAAAAAGACGGAGCTCAGGAATGTAGTGAAGGTCGTGCAAAATGATCTGCGAAAGGAGATCGAACTAAAGCGGTATGCTCACAACATTCCAAACGTGGTTTTTATATATGATATGTGCTCATTCGTTGCAGCAAGTTGGAAGAGCGTGTTTCACACCTGGAGAGCGACCTTTACCAGGCGCAGGAGAAGGTATGATGGGCCTTCTTTAACACAATTTCGATTAAACATAATATTATCTTTTTAGCTACAAGCTTTTGAGAACAAGGCCGCCCTCTTGGGGTCACCAAATGCCTCCTGTGGTCTGAACAGCAACCTATTGGCCCTTAAGCGGGAGGAAAGGCGTACGACTATTTCGCCTACAGTTGTAAGTAGTTacagaaaaacgaaaatatcagctatttatattttgctgGCCTGCAGAAGGAGAATATTAAGCGCATCGAAGAATCCACCTCCCCATATCTCAACATTAAATCCAGCAGCGTCGGCTTGGCGCATCTTCTTAATACTAAGGGTAACATTGGGCTGGCCAAGTCCAAAATATCTCCCATCAAGGGAGTCGGTGGCGGTGTGTCTATGACCAGCGGAACCATACGGAAAACCAGCAGTGATCTCAGTGAAAAGGTAAACAATAATTTAGACGAATTCCTTTTAACCATTTACAAATTACGAATATTCCTCCAGTATTCAATCTTCAAGAAGCCAAGACTGCTGCTGGGAAGTTCGAGTAGTTCCGCGTTGGCGGCCACGACGGGCTCAAATTTTGTCTACAATGGAATGGGCGGTTCTGAGAAGGTTGACCCCTTTGCGCAGCGCGCCGAGGAAGAGGGTCTTTCCACAATCAGATCCTCGACCGTCCTTTCCCGGAATGTCAACCAGCGTCTTAAAGCCGGCTCGCTACGCAACTTTAACCTGGGCAAATAAGTCCACAGCCTTGTGATCATAAGAGACTGCCCCCAGTTGGGTATTAGCATGCGATTGGTATTGAGAATTGCAGATTTTGTTAGTTAGCCAATGCATGAATTAGGCACTAGTAATAAGTTAgcagtaaatatataaaaatacaaaaggcATGTGCGATCGATTAGGCGGCAATTTTTTTCTCCGCCGTGCCCGTCCATTCCTCGCGCAAGTGGACACTACAGCCGAGGTCGCGCAACGCCGCCTTGATGTCCTGCTCCACACTGGGGTGCTCCTTCATTGCCATGTTTAGTAGATCCTCAACGCCGAAGGAGATCCAGGTTTCACACTGGTTCCGCGACCGCGACACCATATTCCGGATGGCCCACGCTCCATTTCGCTGGACTATCTTGTGCTTGGGATGGGCGCGAAGTGCCTCCACGATTACTTCGGCAATGCCGGTATCGAAAAAGGCGGCACTGTGTTCCTGCACTCGGAGTGTTAGCGTAGTCACGCAGGCCAAAGCGGCGGCAACGATGTTTTCATTGGACTGGTGCGTCTCTAGCAACTGCTTTATTATCGGAGCCACGCCCTGCTGAACTATGTGTGACTTCACGGAGTCATGTCCAGCCAGGGCACGTAGCAACTTTAAGGCCTCTCTATTTAGACGCACTTCATCCAAATTCGAGCTCATGATCTCGAAGACGGACTTCAGTCCACCAGCCTCGTCGATAGCAGTACAGAGTTCCTGTCGCACAGCCAGTGTTCCAATGGTCAGCAGCAGATCAGCCAGAACATTGGGATCCTGATAGGCCGGCAAAAGTTCCACCAAGGGGATGAGCACCTCGCCTGCTATTTGGCGGGCGTGCTCGTGGGCGCAGCCAAACTCAACGCGAATGTCATCATCCAGCACTAGGAAGCGGAAGACGGCGGTCAGTTCACGCACAAGGCGATCCTTCCCTTCGCCTAAAAGGGGCTTCATGAGTTTGAGTGCGGAGGTATTCATGATATTCTGGCGGTTCATCTCGTGCATGATGCATGCCTTCTGCAGCCATTGAAGAGTCAGCAATGTGACTTCTTCACTCTCCACTTTGAGGGCCAGTAACTTAAGAACCACGGCCATGGCCTCGGCATCAAACAGATCCGGCTGCTTGTGGGTCAGGCTGTTGATCGCCTCGAGGGCCTTCTTTAAAACGGATTCGTTGGGTGAATCAGCGGAGAGCGTCTCCTCCAGCAGGGTGATCAGGGCATCGTGCGCTCCATTTTTGCCGGCCAGTACCCTATGGGCTAGAGACTTTTTGCACTCAGCATCCAAGGTGGCCAGCTGTTCCAGCAGGTCCGTTGTTTCCTCCAGTTTTTGGCCAATGTGCTCCTTGATCTTGTCCACCGTTTCGTTGATGACGGGTTGGCCGGTTTGCGGATTGACGGACAGGTCCTTGATAATATTGGCCAGGTTGATGCCCTGCAAGCATTTCATTAAAGTAAATCTACTGGATAAATGACTATGTCGACATTACTTACCTGTGCCTCGAATTGCTTGATGGTCTCCTCTTTCGCCTCCGAGGGAGTCATCGAGAACTCCACAACGTTCTCCTTCACAACATCGTCGAAGGTGTCCTGCGATATAACCTTGGCCATGGCAGTGATTCGTCTAATTTTGGCTATGCCCTTAGCAGCTGCAGCTTtaacttttcaaattttacTTTGTTCTCTCTGTAacttcccacacacacacactcacccacacgCAGGCACACAGGCACACTGTGGCACAGTTCGAATTTAGTGGCTGCGGTCACACTATCGCACTTCGCAGGGCGGTCATACTTCCAGCTGATTTATGTTCGATACATATCGTTGTACCGTTAAATAAAACTCACCATCGAACACTCAAAGAAATTGTTGTGTTAATACTAACACCGAATTtgatagaaaataaattataaccTTATTGCTTATTTTATATACGAAGAAATGCAAGATGAGAGAGATTTGGGTTTCTACATATATGTCCCATCCCTGTTGTTTGAAAACGAATGGCAACAATGCATTTCtcgcatattttttattaacatAAGTCTGTATTTTGGCCGCATGCTTGTGATTCACACTGTGTATTACATGTAAAAAGACGATTGACCATTGAAGCGTTTAAAGTTGTTGTACATGGTGCATCAGTTGCACTTCCACTTTTCTTGCAAggaagttatttatttattatattttgtagcgaatttaaaattaagtcgAATTTTATGTTGTATATTGTATCTACACTTGATGCACCGTGTAACTTCAACTTATTGACAGAAAGGAAAGATACTTAGATAtttagatagatagagagatTGAGAGAGCGGGACACTAATGCATGCACATCTAAAATGAAAAGCGCCTTGAATTTATGGCCAGGATAAACCTAATTTGGCCTAGCCGGAAAACTTGCAGCTCATTTCCGCTTTGGCAGCTTGTAGTCGGTTGGCGGATGCAGCTTCAGGTGGTCCAGGAACACGGGCTGCATGTCCGCCCGCCACGAGATCTCCTCGCGAGCCCTAACCGGTCCATCCTTGCATGTCAGCCAGTAGGTGCTCATTAGACCCTTACCCTGAAAATGAAACAGTTTGCATGTCCACCCAtcaaaaaaagttattttaaaagtatgcaaaaaaCACTGGACtcaaaagttaaaaagttaaaaggAACGGAAATACAAAGGGCTACCGGTACGTATGAGTACTATTTATGGTACaaacattactcatacgcagtgtaaGCAACTTAAGTAAGGTCCTCAAGGTTTGTTTGAATGATATTGATCGATTGCAAATACCTTGACATCGATGAGGCCGCGGTGCTCGGTACGGAATCCGCCCACCTGTTGCAGCGACTCGTGCATCTCCTCGGTGATATGTATCTTCTGTGCCTCGCCGGTGCTCTCCATTCGCGAGGCCGTGTTCACCGTGTCGCCGAAGAGGCAGTAGCGCGGCATTTTGGTGCCAACGATACCGGCGACAACCGGACCCGTGTGCACTCCGCATCGTATTTGAACAAATTCGTCTCCTGCCCGGGGAATCCGGAACACCGACGAGGCGTCCAGCAAATCAAGGGCCATTGTTGCTATCTCGCTGATGTGCTTGTTCCCTGCAGAGGCAGCGGGTCGGAAAGTTCCATGGCATAAATTACGCGCATGgccacaaatgaaatttaaattagcgCAAATCTTTTTGGGGCAGTCAAGCAGCGGGATGTTGCCGGCGGGCGGGGGTTAaatgactgaatgactgacagctgaatttgcataaattaccGTTCTTCACCGGCAGACCCGATGCCACCATATATGAGTCCCCAATCGTCTCAACCTTATAGACATCATAGCACTCGATACGCTCGTCGAACACCCGATAAATTGAATTCAAGAAGGTCACCACCTAAAAAGGTGAGATGTATCTCTCATTAGTAAATGTCAAAGGAATACAAATTATGCCTAACTACAAACAAACGTGAGTGTTAGATATGTTTAAACCAAAGTTGATTGGCAAAATGATATGATGATTAAAGTGATAGTGGGACTTTACCTCCAGTGGAGTGCAATCCGCAGCTATTTCGGTGAAACCCACGATGTCGCTAAAGTAAATGGTGACTGCCTCGTAGAGCTCGGCGGGCACCTGTCAGGAAGTCAATTAGACCTGGTTTATTCCCACCCACAGCTGGACTCACCTGCTGGGTCTGTTTCAATTGCATGGCCACACTTGGTGGTAGCATTTGGAAAAGCAGCGAGTCGCTTTTACGCTTCTCCCGCTTCAGCTCCTTGGCCTTCTGGGACAGATTAAGTGCATAAAGCTATGGGATGAAGTGGGATGAGTACGAGATAGCCAGTTGGCAGGGGTAAGGTAGAAACCTGTATTGTGGCAGCGGCATTCTTAACCAGCACGATGATGACCGGCGACACTaggagcaccaccaccagaatCGCAATGCCAATTGCCTCTTTGCGGTCAGCCTCTACCAGTGTCTTGTCCACGTATTcccttaaaaataataaggtACTTAGGAATATAATATAGTGTACAATTTCCATACTTAATCAGACGTCGCAGGGCCTTTTGAAGGATTCTGAGATCATCAGTATAGTTGTTCATCAGCTCATAGTACTCAATGGCACTGCGTTCATTTGACACATTCGGATTATTCTTCAGCAGAGTGGTGCCCCTGTGAAAGAACTTCATAGAGGAATCGATTTGACCAAATTACACCAGCCTACACACATTTGTTTGGCGCGATGGAACTTCTTGGTGCTGGTGATGTTGGTGTACATGTTCTTAAGCATGGGTGCGTAGTTTAATGTGGAGTTGATCATCTCACGGGCCATGAATTCGTAACGCACATAGGATACGAAGTTCTCAGCTGTCAAGGATCCTCGACCATAGTACCTAATGCCAAAGGAAGTGGCGATATTCTGGCATTCAATGCTCTTGAGGAGGTTCTTGAACCCAACTAGGTATCTGCCAGATTTCAAATAGGACAACAAATGTGTAAGAACTTACTAGCTAGTATTTAAAGGTGTTTTACtaaagaatttatatataaactataCTCACCGCCAGACGCCGCTATTATCTGTTTCCTTGATCTGCTCATTCAGATGATGGAGCAATCCACGATTAATGGATGTGTACCAGTTCATTACCTCGGTGATGGAGCTCTCCTCCGGTTCCAGACGCACCCGATCTCTGAATTCGTTTAGTCGGCTCTGGAACTCGTACCGATTCAGCATCATCTCCCGATCATCTTCATCCTCGTCCGGTGCTGTGGGAACACTGATTTCACTCCAAGTGGTCATGTTGTTCAGGGCGTGGTCCGTATTCGCAAACCTCAAAGTGAGGTTGGCTCTGTTTTTAAAGAGTAAGGATTATTGATTTCGGAATTGTTAAAAGGCCTACCGCTGCTTGCTGCCGTTGGTGAAGATGTAGAAGGCTACTTCGGAGCGTTCCAATTGCAGGCGAGTGACCACTTTTCCCAAGTCAGTGGCGATGGTTACCTGAAATCAAAATTAGCCATTACTTAGACCCTGGAAGAGTGTGCTTATTCCGTGGACGTGTCTAGTAATATAATTTGGGGAATAACATTTCTTAGGGGATTCTTCGCCCTTCTAGTCATGTCATTTACGACATCTCGGTTGGATTGATAAGGAAGTGATAACATCAACCAGGCATATTCTCGATGTTCTAAGAATCCATATCATATAGCTGACTTATCGCTGCCCCCCAGCTGGTTGGCCATATAAAAGAGTTCCATGGGCCGACTGTTGATCAGTTACTCAAGATGTTGTCTACCAAGTTAGTTTGCTTTGCACTGGCCAGTTTGGCCTTGGGTCAATATTACCTGGTGGCCAGCGAGGAAACCGTTGCTCTTTGTCCAACCGACTTCACACAGGTGGCGGGCAAATGCCTCCTTTTCGATAATAGATGGAATAACTTCTACGAGTCTGATCGTCACTGTCAATCCCTTAACGCCGGACTTCtgagctttaaaaataaaatggagcTCACTGCCATCAACGAATGGCTGGCAACTGTTGTACCCCGAAACCCGGATGTCTGGACATCCGGAAATAAGCTGGGCGGAACTGAAGATTACTACTGGCAGAGCACTGGGAGGAGGGCAATCTACCTTCCCTGGCAGGCTGGTCAACCCACTCCCATCACCGGTGATTGCCTCATACTGTTGGCCAACGTCACCATGACTGCCGAAGGGACCACAATGAGCGAGCACCGCTTGTCCGTTGCGGACTGCACCAAGTGGGTACCCCACGTCTGCGAGGCCCCACTGCAAATCTTCAAGACCCAGCTTTGCCTTAACACTACGGCTTTCTTCGAGGCCAAGGTGCCCGCTTAGGTAAATTGAAGGGGCTCCTCCTAATTGGCCAtggttgtttgttttcctatatggtttaaaataaaaatttcaaaatttgcaaattaagCTTTAGATAGTCTCTAGTCAATATTTCATCTAACAGTAAATGTTTATTGTCATTTTAAGCACTTTAGCACGAAGCAAGTTTATAATATGCGCTTTTAAgttgcataaaaaaaaataaagttataaattaaa
This window contains:
- the LOC6735067 gene encoding E3 ubiquitin-protein ligase TRAIP produces the protein MLNLNCVICAELFGQADEVFATVCGHMFHHNCLNQWLDRSKTCPQCRNKCTTRNIFRVYFNLANLDVSRIDVGSLQEQLDNAKLSMKMVEKERSKEKQHIQDLKETQKKCLKTIAGLEQKVQKKDFLISSYVEQIGVLKSDAHVVDVLRKENKSLKSQIQAMEGISAMLAAGSADADRLLKNESDPLVLANWVSTLKRELRQCDSKKTELRNVVKVVQNDLRKEIELKRKLEERVSHLESDLYQAQEKLQAFENKAALLGSPNASCGLNSNLLALKREERRTTISPTVKENIKRIEESTSPYLNIKSSSVGLAHLLNTKGNIGLAKSKISPIKGVGGGVSMTSGTIRKTSSDLSEKYSIFKKPRLLLGSSSSSALAATTGSNFVYNGMGGSEKVDPFAQRAEEEGLSTIRSSTVLSRNVNQRLKAGSLRNFNLGK
- the LOC6735068 gene encoding armadillo repeat-containing protein 6 homolog, with the translated sequence MAKVISQDTFDDVVKENVVEFSMTPSEAKEETIKQFEAQGINLANIIKDLSVNPQTGQPVINETVDKIKEHIGQKLEETTDLLEQLATLDAECKKSLAHRVLAGKNGAHDALITLLEETLSADSPNESVLKKALEAINSLTHKQPDLFDAEAMAVVLKLLALKVESEEVTLLTLQWLQKACIMHEMNRQNIMNTSALKLMKPLLGEGKDRLVRELTAVFRFLVLDDDIRVEFGCAHEHARQIAGEVLIPLVELLPAYQDPNVLADLLLTIGTLAVRQELCTAIDEAGGLKSVFEIMSSNLDEVRLNREALKLLRALAGHDSVKSHIVQQGVAPIIKQLLETHQSNENIVAAALACVTTLTLRVQEHSAAFFDTGIAEVIVEALRAHPKHKIVQRNGAWAIRNMVSRSRNQCETWISFGVEDLLNMAMKEHPSVEQDIKAALRDLGCSVHLREEWTGTAEKKIAA
- the LOC6735069 gene encoding uncharacterized protein LOC6735069, which codes for MLNGKAHKSGENPDPSPCPAGGSRMPTPSVKIDISTCQSNRPMEARTATDDVNPSGEGGLLLVPTHHNLQLDKISVRSISSEDISNGGSGRCCNAAARNPAIKTGRRLQLMQMIILPFIPILALIVQTSVTLQEILEYRSAVADIETQVTIATDLGKVVTRLQLERSEVAFYIFTNGSKQRANLTLRFANTDHALNNMTTWSEISVPTAPDEDEDDREMMLNRYEFQSRLNEFRDRVRLEPEESSITEVMNWYTSINRGLLHHLNEQIKETDNSGVWRYLVGFKNLLKSIECQNIATSFGIRYYGRGSLTAENFVSYVRYEFMAREMINSTLNYAPMLKNMYTNITSTKKFHRAKQMGTTLLKNNPNVSNERSAIEYYELMNNYTDDLRILQKALRRLIKEYVDKTLVEADRKEAIGIAILVVVLLVSPVIIVLVKNAAATIQLYALNLSQKAKELKREKRKSDSLLFQMLPPSVAMQLKQTQQVPAELYEAVTIYFSDIVGFTEIAADCTPLEVVTFLNSIYRVFDERIECYDVYKVETIGDSYMVASGLPVKNGNKHISEIATMALDLLDASSVFRIPRAGDEFVQIRCGVHTGPVVAGIVGTKMPRYCLFGDTVNTASRMESTGEAQKIHITEEMHESLQQVGGFRTEHRGLIDVKGKGLMSTYWLTCKDGPVRAREEISWRADMQPVFLDHLKLHPPTDYKLPKRK
- the LOC6735070 gene encoding ladderlectin, translated to MLSTKLVCFALASLALGQYYLVASEETVALCPTDFTQVAGKCLLFDNRWNNFYESDRHCQSLNAGLLSFKNKMELTAINEWLATVVPRNPDVWTSGNKLGGTEDYYWQSTGRRAIYLPWQAGQPTPITGDCLILLANVTMTAEGTTMSEHRLSVADCTKWVPHVCEAPLQIFKTQLCLNTTAFFEAKVPA